A part of Candidatus Manganitrophaceae bacterium genomic DNA contains:
- a CDS encoding PAS domain S-box protein: protein MKEETLFRLVFEQVTVGMAILAVDPIGRYIAVNPAFCRMTGYSREELLSRDFQSITAEEDVNRNIEEIRSLLVESVPSLQIEKRYLRKGGDLFWARLKVSLLRDDRGTPTSLLVQIEDIGTQKKTEEALQETDQTLRPLIKASPLGIVTLDLDLNVKMWNPAAERLFGWRAEEILGRPNPVVPPEEAAEFRGYVARLLEGGPAFVDTPKRRLRKDGGLIDVRVSTALLRGADGGVSGIMGIFADVTEQKRLEVELRHAQKLEGIGQLAGGVAHEFNNILTAIIGNVELILEDADPGSRLQATLARVEQAAHRAAALTQQLLTFSRRSRVDLKPLDLRAVAEEVVCLLGQTFDRRIAFALRSSEGIWPVLADAGQMNQVFMNLCVNARDALMERLEKPVVGEKEMDWSPRIEIQVENISPDPAFLQSHPEAKSERYLHLLVFDNGCGMDEAIRHRIFEPFFTTKATGRGTGLGLAAVYGIIQQHQGWIEVRSVKNEGTFFHIYLPAIEGVAVPEGGKGDETSAPGGNETILFIDDEAEIRRLANTVLSQYGYRLLFAKDGIEAIERFRVESERIDLIILDLTMPGRSGEEVFRELRALAPTMKILVSSGHSPAGRDKEIPAEKTIAFILKPYRPDALARAVRSLLDR, encoded by the coding sequence GTGAAAGAAGAAACCCTTTTCCGTTTGGTGTTTGAGCAGGTTACGGTCGGCATGGCGATCCTCGCCGTCGATCCGATCGGCCGGTATATCGCGGTGAATCCCGCCTTTTGCCGGATGACCGGATATTCGCGAGAAGAGTTGCTGTCGCGTGACTTTCAGAGCATCACGGCGGAAGAAGATGTCAACCGAAATATCGAAGAGATCCGCTCCCTCCTGGTTGAATCGGTCCCCTCGCTCCAGATTGAAAAGCGCTATCTTCGAAAAGGGGGCGACCTGTTTTGGGCCCGCCTGAAAGTTTCTCTGCTTCGGGATGATCGGGGAACGCCGACCTCGCTCCTCGTTCAAATTGAAGATATCGGAACGCAGAAAAAGACGGAAGAAGCGCTGCAGGAGACCGATCAGACGCTCCGTCCCCTCATCAAAGCCTCCCCCCTCGGAATCGTCACCCTCGACCTCGATCTCAATGTAAAGATGTGGAACCCGGCGGCCGAGCGGCTCTTCGGCTGGCGCGCGGAGGAGATCCTCGGCCGGCCCAATCCGGTCGTCCCCCCGGAGGAGGCGGCGGAGTTTCGCGGTTATGTCGCCCGGCTCTTAGAGGGGGGGCCAGCGTTTGTCGACACCCCCAAGCGGCGGCTCCGTAAAGATGGGGGTTTGATCGATGTCCGGGTTTCGACCGCGCTGCTGCGCGGCGCCGATGGAGGGGTCAGCGGCATCATGGGCATTTTTGCCGATGTCACCGAGCAGAAGCGGCTGGAGGTGGAGCTGCGCCATGCGCAGAAGCTTGAAGGGATCGGTCAATTGGCCGGCGGCGTCGCTCATGAGTTTAACAACATCCTCACCGCCATCATCGGAAATGTCGAGCTGATCCTGGAGGATGCCGATCCGGGATCGCGTCTGCAGGCAACCCTCGCCCGCGTCGAGCAGGCGGCGCACCGGGCGGCGGCCCTGACCCAACAGCTCCTCACCTTCAGTCGGCGGTCGCGGGTCGATTTAAAGCCGCTCGATCTTCGCGCGGTGGCGGAGGAGGTCGTCTGCCTGCTCGGCCAGACGTTCGACCGGCGCATTGCTTTCGCCCTCCGATCCTCCGAGGGGATCTGGCCGGTGCTTGCCGATGCGGGTCAGATGAACCAGGTCTTCATGAACCTCTGCGTAAATGCTCGCGATGCCCTCATGGAGCGATTGGAGAAGCCGGTCGTCGGGGAAAAAGAGATGGATTGGTCGCCTCGGATCGAGATCCAGGTCGAGAATATCTCTCCCGATCCCGCCTTTCTCCAGAGCCATCCCGAGGCGAAATCGGAACGGTATCTCCATCTGTTGGTCTTCGATAACGGGTGTGGAATGGATGAGGCGATTCGGCATCGGATCTTCGAGCCGTTTTTCACCACCAAGGCGACCGGCCGGGGAACCGGGCTCGGTCTCGCCGCCGTCTATGGAATTATTCAGCAGCATCAAGGGTGGATCGAGGTCCGTTCCGTGAAGAACGAGGGGACTTTTTTCCACATCTATCTTCCGGCGATAGAGGGGGTGGCGGTGCCGGAGGGGGGCAAAGGAGACGAAACGTCGGCTCCCGGCGGGAATGAAACCATTCTCTTTATCGATGACGAAGCGGAGATCCGTCGGTTGGCGAATACGGTGCTTAGCCAATACGGTTATCGCCTCCTTTTTGCCAAGGACGGCATTGAAGCGATCGAGCGTTTTAGAGTCGAGTCCGAACGGATCGACCTGATCATTCTTGATCTGACGATGCCGGGACGCTCGGGGGAAGAGGTATTCCGGGAGCTTCGGGCCCTTGCCCCGACGATGAAGATCCTTGTGTCGAGCGGACATTCCCCCGCCGGGCGCGACAAGGAAATACCGGCTGAAAAGACGATTGCATTTATCCTCAAACCGTATCGTCCCGACGCATTGGCGCGGGCAGTCAGGAGCCTGCTTGACCGGTGA
- a CDS encoding EAL domain-containing protein, with the protein MSRFSLSTLRTRLLLLALLAGIPTLSLAFYTASAQRQAAVAKVQEDALRMARLAASNQEQWFQGALQLLVAFSRIPEVRRSDAAACSRLFSDLVKSYPYYTTFGVADVKGDLRCSSVPIQGRLNVADRDYIRRVLLTHTLAVSDYQVGRVTGKPSINLGYPFFNDAGEVEGVVVAGLDLLKLNEKVKESGLPSTATLTMLDRNGIVLVRYPDFERWIGRRAPESERIQEILSQGGEGEAPGAGGIPSLFGMTRLSGVGGEFYLSVAIPKEKAFADADRLLAHNLLWMGTVGLLVVMVTWAGGDRLILRRFDALVQTTVRLAGGDLTARTGQSEESGEIGQLARAFDKMAETLQGRVTQLREAEARYRALVEHIPAGTFVSTLDDQVLYISPQIERMFGIPAAVWMSEPRYWIKQIDPADRERVLAELQRFMTAGEPFVSDYRMQTAAGALLWVHAEAVVVQDETGRPYGIQGILLDITDRKMEAALLEHQALHDGLTDLPNRILLRDRLQQALLAGQREKKPIALLVMDLDRFKEVNDTLGHHYGDLLLKQLGLRLTALLRATTTVARLGGDEFALLLPGATAEGATVVVQKVLKALETPFLLEGQTVHIGASIGIALFPEHGADADLLLQRADVAMYAAKQSGSGYAMYLSERDPHSARRLAVSAGLRQAIQEDQLFLLYQPKIDLKSNLMIGVEALVRWQHPELGMIPPDQFIPLAEQTGLIKPLTLWVLNTALAQCRRWREGGREICVAVNLSARNLQDPELSDQVIRALEIHGVPPHDLELEITESILMVDPSRAMEILNRLTGHGVRFSIDDFGVGYSSLSYLKRLPVSAIKIDRSFVRDMDADPEAVTIVRSTIDLSHNLGRKVIAEGVETEAVRAQLASFGCDAAQGYYFSRPIPAADLFRWLDEFQRGLVSENLHRGGNSPGA; encoded by the coding sequence GTGAGCCGATTTTCCCTCTCGACCCTTCGGACCCGCCTGCTTCTCCTGGCGCTTCTCGCCGGAATCCCGACGTTGAGCTTGGCCTTTTATACCGCCTCGGCGCAGCGACAGGCGGCCGTGGCCAAGGTGCAGGAAGATGCGCTGCGGATGGCGCGGCTCGCCGCGAGCAATCAAGAGCAGTGGTTCCAAGGGGCGCTGCAACTGCTGGTCGCCTTTTCCAGAATCCCGGAAGTTCGACGGAGCGACGCGGCCGCGTGCAGCCGCCTCTTCTCCGATCTGGTGAAGTCCTATCCTTATTACACCACCTTCGGCGTGGCCGATGTGAAGGGAGACCTCCGCTGCAGCTCCGTTCCGATTCAAGGTCGGCTCAACGTGGCCGATCGCGATTATATCCGACGGGTCCTTCTTACCCACACGCTGGCCGTCAGCGACTATCAGGTCGGACGGGTCACCGGAAAGCCGTCGATTAATCTCGGCTATCCTTTCTTCAACGACGCCGGAGAGGTGGAAGGGGTGGTTGTCGCAGGCCTCGATCTTCTAAAACTGAATGAGAAGGTGAAGGAAAGCGGGTTGCCTTCGACGGCAACGCTGACGATGCTCGACCGCAATGGGATTGTTTTGGTCCGCTATCCCGATTTTGAAAGATGGATCGGCCGGCGGGCGCCGGAATCGGAGCGGATTCAGGAGATCCTGTCGCAGGGAGGAGAGGGGGAAGCGCCAGGAGCGGGGGGCATTCCTTCTCTCTTCGGGATGACCCGCTTAAGCGGCGTCGGCGGAGAATTCTATCTCAGCGTCGCCATTCCGAAGGAGAAGGCCTTTGCAGACGCCGACCGGCTCCTTGCCCACAATCTCCTCTGGATGGGCACAGTCGGCTTGTTGGTGGTGATGGTGACCTGGGCCGGCGGTGACCGACTCATTCTGCGCCGGTTTGATGCGCTCGTTCAAACGACCGTTCGGCTGGCCGGCGGGGACCTCACCGCCCGGACCGGCCAATCGGAGGAGTCGGGCGAAATCGGCCAGTTGGCGCGGGCGTTCGATAAGATGGCCGAGACCCTTCAGGGGAGGGTGACCCAACTGCGTGAGGCGGAGGCCCGCTATCGCGCTCTGGTAGAGCATATTCCGGCCGGAACGTTTGTCTCCACATTGGATGACCAGGTCCTCTACATCAGCCCCCAGATCGAGCGGATGTTCGGCATTCCGGCGGCCGTTTGGATGTCGGAGCCGCGGTATTGGATCAAGCAGATCGATCCGGCCGATCGCGAACGGGTGCTCGCCGAGCTACAGCGCTTTATGACGGCCGGCGAGCCGTTCGTCTCCGACTATCGGATGCAGACCGCCGCCGGCGCGCTGCTCTGGGTCCATGCGGAGGCGGTCGTCGTGCAGGATGAAACCGGCCGGCCCTACGGCATCCAGGGCATTCTTCTTGATATTACCGATCGTAAAATGGAAGCGGCCCTCTTAGAGCACCAGGCGTTGCACGACGGATTGACCGATCTTCCCAACCGCATTCTCCTGCGGGATCGGCTGCAGCAGGCGCTCCTTGCCGGCCAGCGCGAGAAAAAGCCGATCGCCTTGCTGGTGATGGACCTCGACCGCTTCAAAGAGGTGAACGACACCCTCGGCCATCACTACGGCGATCTTTTGCTGAAGCAGCTCGGCCTGCGACTGACCGCCCTCCTTCGGGCGACGACCACCGTCGCGCGATTGGGAGGAGATGAGTTCGCCCTTCTCCTCCCCGGCGCGACCGCCGAAGGGGCGACGGTGGTGGTGCAGAAGGTGCTGAAGGCGCTCGAGACCCCCTTCTTGCTCGAAGGCCAGACGGTCCATATCGGGGCGAGCATCGGGATCGCCCTTTTCCCGGAACATGGCGCCGATGCCGATCTGTTGCTGCAGCGGGCCGATGTGGCGATGTATGCCGCCAAGCAATCGGGGAGCGGGTATGCGATGTATCTCTCCGAGCGCGATCCGCACAGCGCGCGTCGCCTGGCGGTCTCGGCTGGGTTGCGCCAGGCGATTCAAGAGGATCAACTCTTTCTTCTCTATCAGCCGAAGATCGATCTGAAAAGCAACCTCATGATTGGGGTGGAGGCGCTCGTCCGATGGCAACATCCGGAGCTGGGGATGATCCCGCCCGACCAGTTCATTCCGCTTGCGGAGCAGACCGGACTGATCAAGCCGCTGACCCTCTGGGTCCTTAACACCGCGTTGGCCCAATGCAGACGCTGGCGAGAGGGGGGGCGCGAGATCTGCGTGGCGGTGAATCTCTCGGCCCGCAACCTGCAAGATCCCGAGCTCTCCGATCAGGTCATCCGCGCTTTAGAGATCCACGGGGTACCTCCCCATGATCTGGAGTTGGAGATCACCGAGAGCATCTTGATGGTCGATCCCTCCCGGGCGATGGAGATTCTAAATCGGTTGACCGGTCACGGGGTGCGGTTCTCCATCGACGACTTCGGCGTCGGTTACTCCTCTCTGAGCTACCTTAAGCGGCTCCCGGTCTCGGCCATCAAAATCGACCGGTCGTTCGTGCGCGATATGGACGCCGATCCGGAAGCGGTGACGATCGTCCGCTCCACCATCGATCTGTCCCATAATTTGGGCCGGAAGGTGATCGCCGAAGGGGTTGAGACCGAAGCGGTCCGCGCCCAGCTCGCCTCCTTCGGCTGCGATGCGGCGCAAGGCTACTACTTCAGCAGACCGATCCCGGCCGCCGACCTCTTCCGCTGGTTGGACGAATTCCAGAGAGGATTGGTTTCAGAGAACCTTCACCGCGGCGGGAATTCTCCCGGTGCGTAA
- a CDS encoding MogA/MoaB family molybdenum cofactor biosynthesis protein, producing the protein MFSVGILTISDKGAAGKRDDASGLLLHQLVDQLPGKVTVYQVVPDETEEIRDQLISFCERWKVDLVLTTGGTGVSPRDVTPEATLAVIDRLVPGMGEVMRMEGYRKNPKAILSRGIAGIRKKTLIINLPGSPRAVRENFEILLPALPHAIEKMIGEEGECGSP; encoded by the coding sequence ATGTTCTCCGTCGGTATTTTAACGATCAGCGACAAGGGCGCGGCCGGCAAGCGGGACGATGCCAGCGGCTTGCTCCTTCACCAATTGGTCGATCAGCTTCCGGGCAAGGTGACGGTCTACCAGGTGGTTCCGGACGAGACAGAGGAGATCCGGGATCAGCTGATCTCCTTCTGCGAGCGATGGAAGGTCGATCTGGTGCTCACCACCGGCGGGACCGGCGTCTCCCCCCGCGACGTCACTCCGGAGGCGACGCTGGCGGTCATCGATCGGCTCGTCCCCGGCATGGGGGAGGTCATGCGGATGGAGGGATACCGAAAGAACCCCAAAGCAATTCTCTCGCGCGGCATCGCCGGCATTCGAAAGAAGACCCTCATCATTAATCTTCCCGGCAGCCCCCGAGCCGTCCGGGAAAACTTTGAAATTCTCCTCCCGGCCCTTCCTCACGCCATCGAGAAAATGATCGGCGAAGAGGGAGAGTGCGGCTCTCCCTAA
- the ruvC gene encoding crossover junction endodeoxyribonuclease RuvC, with protein sequence MSGPILRPILGIDPGMGVTGYAILEEAPAGRLILKGSGEVRTNPRHPFPKRLKQIHDGLLQVIQEALPAALAIEDTFLAKNFKSALKLGQARGVALLAAEFHQLPVFEYAPTAVKMGVVGYGGATKEQVQQMVRRLLQLPEVLTSEHEADAAAVAICHIHSAQFHEKIAAAERGVNRESARPPVR encoded by the coding sequence ATGTCGGGGCCGATTTTGAGGCCGATTTTAGGGATCGATCCGGGAATGGGTGTGACAGGATATGCGATCCTGGAAGAAGCGCCCGCCGGTCGGCTGATCTTAAAGGGATCCGGCGAGGTCCGGACGAACCCACGACACCCCTTTCCCAAGCGACTCAAGCAGATCCACGACGGTCTCCTCCAGGTGATTCAAGAAGCGCTTCCAGCAGCCCTCGCGATCGAAGATACTTTTCTTGCCAAGAATTTCAAGTCAGCGCTCAAGCTCGGCCAAGCCCGCGGCGTCGCCCTGCTCGCGGCGGAGTTCCATCAGCTCCCCGTTTTTGAATATGCCCCGACCGCGGTCAAAATGGGGGTCGTCGGTTACGGTGGAGCAACCAAAGAGCAGGTGCAGCAGATGGTCCGCCGCCTCCTTCAGCTTCCGGAGGTACTCACCTCCGAGCATGAGGCCGATGCGGCCGCCGTCGCCATCTGCCATATCCACTCCGCCCAATTCCACGAGAAGATCGCCGCGGCGGAGCGGGGAGTAAACAGAGAGAGCGCCCGGCCTCCCGTCAGGTAA
- a CDS encoding YebC/PmpR family DNA-binding transcriptional regulator has protein sequence MSGHSKWATTKHKKAAADSKRGKIFTKIIREITVAAKIGGGDPEGNPRLRTAILKAKENNMPADNIKKAVQKGTGELPGVSYEEMTYEGYGPGGVAIIIQLLSDNKNRTVSEIRHLLSKSGGNMGESGSVSWMFQKKGYLSIEKAKADEEKLMSAALDAGAEDIRSDDPTTFEVITAPADFEKVKKAMTDAALTPSFSEVTLLPQTYVRLEGKEAEQMLRLMEALEDHDDVQNVYANFDIPDEVMAKVAG, from the coding sequence ATGTCGGGACATTCAAAATGGGCGACGACAAAGCATAAAAAAGCGGCGGCCGACTCGAAGCGGGGAAAGATCTTTACGAAGATCATTCGAGAGATCACCGTGGCGGCAAAGATCGGTGGAGGGGATCCCGAAGGGAACCCGCGTCTTCGAACGGCGATCCTCAAAGCGAAAGAGAACAACATGCCGGCCGACAACATCAAGAAGGCGGTTCAGAAGGGGACCGGCGAGCTCCCCGGGGTCTCCTACGAGGAGATGACCTACGAAGGGTATGGGCCGGGCGGGGTGGCAATCATCATCCAGCTCCTGTCGGACAACAAGAACCGCACGGTCTCGGAGATCCGGCACCTCCTCTCGAAGAGCGGCGGGAATATGGGAGAGTCGGGCTCGGTCTCCTGGATGTTTCAGAAGAAAGGCTATCTTTCCATCGAAAAGGCGAAGGCCGACGAGGAAAAGTTGATGTCGGCAGCGCTTGATGCGGGAGCGGAGGATATTCGCTCCGATGATCCGACCACCTTTGAGGTCATTACCGCCCCGGCCGATTTTGAAAAAGTAAAAAAAGCGATGACCGATGCCGCTCTAACCCCCTCTTTTTCGGAGGTGACCCTTCTTCCGCAAACCTATGTCCGGCTTGAGGGAAAAGAGGCGGAGCAGATGCTCCGGTTGATGGAAGCGCTCGAAGACCATGATGACGTACAGAATGTCTATGCCAATTTCGATATCCCGGACGAAGTGATGGCGAAGGTGGCGGGGTAG
- the pheA gene encoding prephenate dehydratase, protein MAPLRRKIDEIDERILALLNDRARIVQEVGKIKKNQQADFYAPSREQAIYDRLTQLNPGPFPNEALKSVFREIISASLSLEGPMKVAYLGPRATFTHLATMHRFGFSAADLPVNSIKEVFDEVERGRADFGVVPIENSTEGVVNHTLDLFVDSPLKIFGEILQEVSHHLMSKTGKTEELRRIYSHSHAIAQCKHFLETHLPRIQVTEVSSTARAAELAQEDPTAGAIASELAAQLYGLTIIKRRIEDNINNFTRFLVVSQKPAPPSGRDKTSIMFSTKDRVGALYDMLRPFADQQINLTKIESRPSKKKAWEYIFYIDMAGHIEDEKIRTAVDRLKGEAVFLKVLGSYPVAEEAKR, encoded by the coding sequence CTGGCCCCGCTTCGTCGAAAGATCGACGAAATCGATGAGCGGATTCTTGCGCTCTTAAACGATCGGGCCCGCATCGTTCAGGAAGTCGGAAAGATTAAAAAAAATCAGCAGGCCGATTTTTACGCCCCTTCCCGCGAGCAAGCGATCTATGATCGGCTGACTCAGCTCAACCCCGGACCGTTTCCGAACGAAGCGTTGAAAAGTGTCTTTCGCGAGATTATCTCGGCGTCGCTCTCCCTCGAAGGGCCGATGAAGGTCGCTTACTTGGGACCGCGGGCGACCTTCACCCACCTCGCCACGATGCATCGGTTCGGCTTCTCGGCGGCCGACCTTCCGGTCAACAGCATCAAGGAGGTCTTCGATGAAGTCGAGCGGGGACGAGCCGATTTCGGGGTGGTGCCGATTGAGAACTCAACCGAAGGGGTGGTCAATCATACGCTTGATCTCTTCGTCGACTCACCGCTGAAGATCTTCGGCGAGATCTTGCAGGAGGTGTCGCATCATCTGATGTCGAAGACCGGCAAGACGGAAGAGCTCCGCCGAATTTATTCCCATTCGCACGCGATCGCGCAGTGCAAGCATTTTTTGGAGACCCATCTTCCCCGGATTCAGGTGACGGAGGTCTCCAGCACCGCGCGGGCCGCCGAGCTGGCGCAGGAAGATCCGACGGCGGGGGCGATCGCCTCCGAGCTGGCGGCCCAGCTCTATGGGTTGACGATTATCAAGCGGCGGATCGAAGACAACATCAACAACTTCACCCGCTTTCTGGTCGTCTCGCAGAAGCCGGCGCCGCCGAGCGGTCGGGATAAGACCTCGATCATGTTTTCCACCAAAGACCGGGTCGGCGCCCTCTATGACATGCTCCGCCCCTTTGCCGACCAGCAGATCAATCTCACCAAGATCGAGTCGCGGCCGTCGAAGAAGAAGGCGTGGGAATATATTTTTTACATCGACATGGCCGGCCACATCGAAGATGAAAAGATCCGGACCGCAGTCGATCGGCTGAAAGGCGAGGCGGTCTTTCTCAAAGTTCTCGGCTCTTATCCGGTGGCGGAAGAGGCCAAGCGCTAA
- the ruvA gene encoding Holliday junction branch migration protein RuvA, which translates to MIASITGTIIDKTPASLIVEVHGIGYQLFVPLSTFYRLPEVKETASLHVHTHVREDALQLYGFLTLMEKELFLLLLGISGVGPKLALNILSGMELTELVQALREGSVDRLRAIPGVGPKTAGRLVLELKEKVNALSLSGLQIHAPAASEKDKVKDDALSALVNLGYARHEAKRAVDRLSEEGVSLPDSVEEWIKRALKTLAKG; encoded by the coding sequence ATGATTGCATCGATCACCGGAACGATCATCGATAAAACACCCGCCTCTTTGATCGTCGAGGTGCATGGGATCGGCTATCAGCTTTTTGTTCCGCTCAGCACCTTTTATCGCCTGCCGGAGGTCAAGGAGACCGCCTCGCTTCATGTCCACACGCATGTCCGAGAGGATGCACTGCAGCTCTACGGCTTTCTGACCTTGATGGAGAAAGAGCTCTTCTTGCTCCTCCTCGGGATCAGCGGGGTCGGGCCGAAGCTTGCGCTGAATATCCTCTCCGGGATGGAGCTGACCGAGCTTGTTCAGGCGTTGCGCGAGGGGAGTGTCGATCGGCTCCGGGCGATTCCCGGCGTCGGCCCGAAGACGGCCGGACGGCTGGTGTTGGAGTTGAAGGAGAAGGTGAATGCGTTGAGCCTCTCGGGCCTCCAGATCCACGCGCCGGCCGCATCGGAGAAAGACAAGGTCAAAGACGACGCCCTCTCGGCGCTGGTCAATTTGGGATATGCTCGGCATGAGGCGAAGCGGGCGGTCGATCGCCTTTCGGAAGAGGGCGTCTCCCTTCCCGATTCGGTCGAGGAGTGGATCAAGCGGGCGCTCAAGACGCTCGCCAAAGGATAG
- the ruvB gene encoding Holliday junction branch migration DNA helicase RuvB has protein sequence MIERILSTQMNEEERRMEASLRPTSLDEYVGQTRIKENLRIYIEAAKKRGEALDHVIFYGPPGLGKTTLANIIARELGVSLKATSGPAVEHPGDLAAILSNLSEGDVFFIDEIHRLHPAVEEVLYPAMEDFQLDLIIGQGPSARTLKLNLPRFTLIGATTRAGLLTSPLRERFGVISRLEFYRPEELEQIVIRSARLLNIAIEPAAAYEIATRTRGTPRIANRILRRVRDFAEVRADGRILLDVAKQALSQMEIDAAGFDAMDRKYLLLIIEKFGGGPVGVDTLATALGEERETLEDVVEPFLIQGGYLDRTARGRMATDAAYQHFGLKRSEAPQPRLW, from the coding sequence ATGATTGAACGAATTTTATCGACCCAAATGAATGAAGAAGAGCGCCGGATGGAGGCGAGCCTCCGACCGACCTCGCTCGATGAATATGTCGGCCAGACGCGGATCAAGGAGAATCTCCGGATCTACATCGAGGCGGCAAAGAAGCGGGGAGAAGCGCTCGACCACGTGATCTTCTACGGTCCTCCCGGATTGGGCAAGACGACCCTCGCCAATATCATCGCGCGCGAGCTTGGAGTGAGCCTCAAAGCGACCTCCGGTCCCGCGGTGGAGCACCCGGGCGACCTGGCGGCGATCTTGAGCAACCTTTCGGAAGGGGATGTTTTCTTTATCGACGAAATTCACCGGCTCCATCCGGCGGTCGAGGAGGTGCTCTATCCCGCGATGGAAGATTTTCAGCTCGATCTGATTATCGGTCAGGGGCCGTCGGCCCGAACCTTAAAATTGAATCTGCCGCGGTTTACGCTGATCGGGGCGACGACGCGCGCCGGACTGCTCACCTCGCCGCTGCGCGAGCGGTTCGGGGTGATCAGCCGCCTTGAATTCTACCGTCCGGAAGAGTTGGAGCAGATCGTCATCCGCTCCGCCCGGCTCCTGAACATCGCCATCGAGCCGGCCGCGGCTTATGAGATCGCCACCCGGACCCGCGGCACCCCCCGAATCGCCAACCGAATTTTGCGGCGGGTTCGAGATTTCGCCGAGGTGCGGGCCGATGGACGAATTCTCTTGGATGTGGCCAAGCAGGCGCTCTCGCAGATGGAAATCGACGCCGCCGGATTTGACGCCATGGACCGAAAGTACCTTCTCCTGATCATCGAGAAATTCGGCGGCGGGCCGGTCGGGGTCGACACCTTGGCGACCGCGTTGGGCGAAGAGCGGGAGACGTTGGAAGATGTCGTCGAGCCGTTTTTGATCCAGGGGGGCTATCTCGACCGGACGGCGCGCGGACGGATGGCGACCGACGCGGCCTATCAACACTTCGGATTAAAACGCTCCGAGGCGCCCCAGCCGCGCCTTTGGTAA